CGATTCAAAATGTATCGTCTTGGTTTTCCTAACGATGAAGTACGTTACGGTTTTCTCAACTTTCTGGTTCCATTTTACACCTCCGTGACCGATGATGAAAGAAGCTTTTATATCGGCAAATTTATCAATGAACTGGAAAATGGTAATGCGGATGCCTTCATGCGTCGTTTTGAAGCTTTCTTTGCAGATTTTCCCTACGAGTTGAATGACCAGACCGAGCGTCATTATCAAGTTGTCATTTACTTGATCTTCAAATTGATGGGACAATTTACTCAGGCAGAAGTACATAGCTCACGAGGGCGCGCAGATGCTGTGGTGCGGACTCCTAAGTTTATCTATGTTTTCGAATTTAAGTTGAATGGGACTGCCGGCCAAGCTATGCAGCAGATTGATGAGAAAGGGTACGCACTTCCTTATGCAGTGGAAGGTCGGCAGGTGATAAAAGTCGGTGTAGAGTTCAGTGCAGAGAAGCGGAATGTGGAACGCTGGGTTGTAGCCTGATTTTGATTTCAGGTACAAATGATTACTTCATTAATAATACTTCTAAAATAAAAAAAACGATGTTTCAGAAACTTGTAGCTATAGAGCCGGTCAGCCTGGTTCCGTCGGCCGAAAAAACGTTGTATTCATTTGCCGGTCAGGTTGTGATGTATCCTGACATACCCGCGAGTGATGATGAAATCATTGCCCGTATCGGAGATGCCGATGCGGTGCTCCGTTTGCAAAGAATCATCATAAACGGGAGTTCCTTTGAGTGCGTTAGGACCTTTTTCATTGAAGAAGCGGGCCGTCGTATTTCCCATTAGGGAGGCAGCTCTTAAAACATCGAATCCACCGGTAGCTCCGGATGCGATATAGATTCGTGTGCCATTTGTCTTGGCGGTTTCTGCCACTTCCCGCATAGCGGCAGGGGAGGCCGACTCTACCAGATAATCTGGTTTTAATGCTAATAACTCTTCCAATGTAGCGCAAGCAATGCAAGGTTTGCCATGTTGCTGCATTTTACGAACGATGTGCGCTGCTTTTGAAGCCGTACGCGAATAGACACCTACCAGATCGTAATCTGGTAATAAGCCTTTGACAACTGCATCCGCAATGATTCCTGCAAGTCGTCCACATCCTACAATGACTAACTTTTTCATGCAACAAAGATAATACTTTTATTGGTAAGACCTTTGGGCGCTAATTATCATATTTCAGTTCTTTCCGGGTGGGATGCATCCATTTTTACATCAGGACTCTTCTATGGGCAATGCTACTTTCAGATTCGGATAACAGTCGCCCAGGCGTTTTAGAAAATCATTGGCAATGACAATGGCATGTACCGTTTCTTCCGCATCTGCCGGAGTTCCGGGAATATTCGTGAAGATCAGGCAGGAATAAAGGATGAGTTCAATCGCTTTTCCGTCTGTCTGCAAAGAGAGCTTATAGGCTTTTACATTTTTGCCGCGAGCTTGTGCCTGTGCTTTTACTTGTCCCTCCAAAGGATATACGGTGAGCCTGGAGTTTTTGAGTTGCGAAGGTTCGAATATCAGATGCTTGTCAATTTCCCCATCGGTATCTGTGTCGAACAGGTGCAGCTTATCACCGCTTAATACCAGATATTTAGGAGTTGCCACGGTAGTGAAACGCACGGTTCCCAAAGTAGCCATTCCTTTCAGTTTGTCTTTCACACCGTCTTTGAGGGCATCTACCATATTGTGTTCGATGTTGGCATAATTGAAAGCATCGATAGGGCTTTGCTCCATCGCTTTTTTCAGAAAGGGGAGTTCGGATGTCAGAAATTGGTTCTTGTATTGTGCCGCATTTGCAAATTCTGCTTTGAAATCGGTACTGTCTACTGCCTGAACCTGTTGGGAAACTTTGCTTTTTATATAAAACCAATATCCCAAAGATAGGATAATGCAGACAATTGGAATAAGCGAATAAATGTTCATGAGTTTTAGTTTTAGGTATCCGTACTATTTTTCTTCTTCCTCGTTGTCATCCTTCTCTTTTTTCACTATGCCCAGAAGTCCCAGGATAAAGTCTTTCAGATAGGATAGTAGGCCTATGACTATCAACGCTGCAAAACCATAAAAAAGAAGGCTGCCACCCCATTTGTCCCAAATGGTGGGTTCAGGGATGAGGCTGCTAAGTTCTTCTACATTCAGGTCTTTCCGGATTGCTTCGGCATATTCGTCAGGAATGTCGTAATACGTATCGGGTTTCGATTCGGAAAAGAGTACGAGCATGCGTTTGCCATCTTTCTCGATATAGCCTAAATCCAGATGAGCGCCTTCGTCCGTTTTATAATAGGAGCTGTCGGGGAGGGTTGCTACTTTGGGAATGTTGTTGCTTACAGGAATTCTGATTCTGCGTGCCTCGGCATTACTACTCATCAAAAGACCGGCTATGACGGTCAGAATAAATAAAAACTGTTTCATAATTATTATAATTTAATGTGTTAATGGCTGATAGAGGAATCTACTTTCATACAGTGCTTGTTTTACAACATTATAACTACCATTTTTTAAATGATAGTGCCAAAGTTATAAAACAATTCCGAAAAAGTGAACGATCGTTTCTTTTTTATCTTTTTTTTGCATAGCTAGTCTAGGTGGAAGGGATATGGTTTGTGTTGAATAATACAGTCTAGCTTTTTAATAAGGAGTAAACAGCATGTAAATGTTTGGAGAGTAGTTGGGTGTCCAATCCGCCCAGGAATGCCATTTCAAAGGACAGTCCCATGTAAACCTGCCGGAACATGATTACCGCTTCTTCAATGTCTACGTCTTTTTTTAGTTCTCCTGTTTGTACGGCGCTTTGGATGGCGGCACGCCAGTAAGCATAATCGCTGGCTACGAGATTATGGAGTTTTTCTTTGGCGTCAGGATCATACTGGATCACTTGAAACAGAAAATGAAAATATTGGGCATGGTATGAAAAATTTTCTGGCACCACCTTATTTACACTTAATAGCTTGCTTAGCATATCCATCGTTCGTTGCACTCCTCTCACGTATTCATCTATAAATTCGGCAAACGTACCGTTGGTTGCAGTGAATTTGTTTCGTGGATTTTGTGTGCCGAACAAAAATCTGTCCACTACGGCAATGAATAACTCTTGTTTGTTCTTGTAGTATTTGAATATGCCGGCTTTCGACATTCCGAGCATCTTACCAAGTTCCGCAAAACTGGCTTTTTCGTAATTCACGGACATAAATAGTTTGAACGCAGCTATTAATAAATCATCACGGGTAATTTTCATATTACGGCAGTCTTTTATAATTTTCTATCCCCGAAAATACGATTTTATCGGATAGCTTGCATAAAAGCGGGCAATAGATTAACAAAAATAAATCAGGAAATGTGGTTGATGAATCAGTGAAAAGTTATTTTTTAGTAAATCACCTTTCATTGTTTTTCTGTATCAATAGATGGGACAGTGGCGAGTTATGTAATTCTCTAATAGTTTTAAAACAAGGTTTCACCAGTTTTGCCGTTAGTTGAATAGCTATAAATCAATATCTTATGGTGAAAGAGGATGCAAAATACAGAAATATTCATCCTTCACTCCCTTCACTGTTCTTTTTATATGCTATAAGCTAAAGTAAATATGCTCATAGCAAATGCTCCATCAAGTATTAACACTTGAGTTGTAGGCTATTAATACTTTGTATCTAGGCTATTAATACTTGAGTTGCTGGACATATATACCCAAGACGCAGGATATATATATCCAACGTGCAGGATATATATGCCCAATACATTGGATATATATGCCCAACAAATTGGATGTATACACCCATTAATCTAACGTAAGTTCGATATAACTTTGTTCGCATGGTTTCCTTCCCGAAGGAGGAGAATCGGAATAGTACAAGCTTATATCGAACTGATGTTAATCTATATGATGTAAGCATCTTCGCAGTGCTATCTTCTCATTTGCTAAACTCTAATCACTTAGTGGTCTACTCTATTGGGGCTTTTGACTAAGCAACTGTCTAGTACCAACAGACTTTCCGGTCCCATATTGAACAACAAGTCTATGATACTCAAATTGGGCAGGAAACCCAGTTTGGACTCGAAAACCTGATAGTAAGGTTGCGGAACAAACTCTGTATCCACTTCCCTGAAATCCTTTTTCGGATGAATCACTTCCCGAAGATCGGATTCTCCGCGAGCAAACTCCATCTTATATTCGGAAGTGCGCTCAATGGTGGGGTGAATATCAATCAATTCACAGACCATCCGGCAGAGTTCTTCGTTGAAATCGATTAAAAACTCGTATTTCTTTTCATAGAAAGGGCGGAAGTCATCCTTGTAGTACTCGAAGAAAGGAGTATTGTTGTAGGCCGATTCGATGGCGTTCCAATGTAGATGTCTCCAGTTGCCGTGGTCGGAGATGCGGATATCCTTCATTGGGCACTTCAATGTATCGGGCTTTACGGTTGGGATGGAAAGAGCTAACTCACCCGATGGGCCGGCAATGGTGCACCGGTTGCGGTAGGTTTGTTTTATATAGTGGTCGTATTGTTCTACAAACACTTTGTCATAAGCCAGTAGTTTGGTATAATATTCAACAGGAGCGAGATAGGCTGAAGATAAATAAGCGATGTTCATTTCTTTCATTTTAATTCGTTTAGGAGGCTTTGTTAGTAAGGATATTATGAGATATTATGAAGAGGATGTTTCTTTGATGATTCGGCAGATCATTTCACTGTTCTGAAGAAACGCTTCCACCGATATCCGTCAAACAAACCTGTTTCTTTTTCTTTAGAGAACCAAATGACGGAGGCTTTTCCGATGATATGGTCTTGCGGGACAAATCCGAAGAGCCGTGAGTCGGAGAAGTTGACCGTATTGTTAGACCCCATCCAATAGTAATCTTTGGTGAAATAACAGTGTTGTGTGGGTTTTCCGTCCACGTAGAGAGTGTCGTTCTTTATTTCTGCCTGTTTGCCTTCGTGCATCACGAGGGTATTCCGCAGCAAGGTCATGTTCCAGGGATAGACCCGGATGAATTTCCCTTTTCCGGGGACAATCAGCGGATTTGGTTCGGCATCTTCTTTGTTCGACAAAGGTTGGACGAAACTCTCTTTCCCATTCATGGCCTGTTCCAACAGATAATATTCGTAGCGGCTGAAACTGCGCACATGGGTACTGTCATTACTTCCCATCAATCCGTCGTTGGTAATGGAAAGGGTATGCATGAGTGACGTAATCAGATTTTCTTTTGAAGCGGGATACGAATAAAGTCTTTTCTTATCCGGGTTAAACTGTGCCTCCGGAGAAATAACGGAGAAAAGAGAATCGACCAATAACGTATCGCCCGGAACTCCGAGACAACGGCTGATATAGATTTCCCGACGGTCGATGACAGGTTGCCGGATTCCGGCAGGATTATTGAACACTACGATGTCTTGCCGACGCACGGGACTCTCGCACCAGCGGTGATAAGAGAAAAGCGACATGAAAGGAATCCGCAACCCGTAACTCCATTTGTTGACCAGGATACGTTCACCCTGAAAAATGGAATTCTCCATGCCGGTGGAAGGGATAAGGCAGGACGTGAAAGCAAATCCCCGGAGCAGAAGCACTACGGCTACTGCTCCGGCAAATGCTAGTATCCATTTGAATTTACGAATGTTCATCAACTTTTATCACCTTATCACTCTATGCTATCCGTACACTTATCAGCCTACCCACTTGAAGAGGCGGTTCCAGCGAATCTTGCCGTCGAACCATCCACGGTCTTTGTCAAGCGATAGCCATACAACAATCGGTTTGCCCACTACGTGGTCTTCGGGCACAAAACCCCAATAACGGGAGTCGGCGGAGTTGTGACGGTTGTCGCCCATCATCCAGTAATAATCCATTTTGAAGGTATACTCGTTGGTCTTTTCACCGTTGATGTAGATACCGTCCGGTTTCACTTCCAGCTTATTGCCTTCGTAGGCTACGATGCAACGCTCATAGATAGGCAGGTTGTCTTCTGTGAGGGTAATGGTAGCTCCTTTGGCAGGAATCCAGATCGGACCGTAATTGTTGCGGTTCCATTGGGTATAAAGATTGAGCGGATACATCTGTCCGGCATAATCTTCGGGTTCCATGACTATTTTGCTGATTAGCTTTTTGTTGCCCAAAAGCGTTTCATACATCTTCTTGGTTAGCGGGAAATGATATACCGGGTTCAGTTTGCCTTGTGCATTCCGGCTGTCCAGTCCCATTTCCAGCAATCCGCTTTCCCAGCCGGAGTCTTCTATCAGCATGGTGTCATCCTTGCTGATGCCTAATTCGCGCAGCATATCCTCGGGAATGTACGGGCCGGTGGTCTGTACGAAGTAATTGAATTGCAGGTTTTCGGGGTTTTCGATTGCTTTACCGTCAATCATCACCTGTCCGCCTACAATCTGAAGGGTATCACCGGGCAGGCCGACACAACGCTTCACATAATTCTCGCGACGGTCTACCGGGCGCCAGAGGACTTCACCGTAAATGCGCGGGTTGTTCATTATCTGTTTACGTCCTGCAGCATAGTACAAATCATAGATAGCACGTTGCTGGGCGCGTGTCAGACTATCCATTTCAATCTGTTTGGAATAGATACGTTGTCCTTCGCCGTAAGCCAGCGTATAGAAGTCCGTTGTCTGTTGGTAGTTCACTGCTACCGTATCTCCTGCGGGGAAGTTGAAGACAACAATGTCATTCAGTTTCACTTTGCCGAAGCCCGGTACCCGTTTGTACTTCCATTGTGGCCACTCGATATATGATTTAGTATTGAAGACAGGTAGTGTATGCTGCGCCAACGGCATGGAAAGGGGAGTGTTCGGTACGCGGGGACCGTAACTCATCTTGCTCACATACAAGAAGTCGCCCACCAGCAATGATTTTTCCAGCGAAGAAGAAGGAATCTGATAATTCTGGAAGATGTAGATATTGACGAAGTAGACAGCAACCAACGCAAACACGATGGCGTCTACCCAGCTCATGACACTGCGAACAGCCGGATTCTTCGACTTCTTCCAAAAAGACCAGGGAATTTTCTTTGTGATATAAATATCGAAAATGAAAGGAACAACAATCAATCCCCACCAACTCCGTACCCAGATAAGGAAGATGAGGTAAAGTAGAATAACGATGGCACATTTGATCCATTGTGCGCGTGTGGCTTGTCTCATAATGTTATATTTGTTTAGAACTAGCTTCTGATATTTTAGTCATTTAAGAACGGGAATAAATCACTCATGCCCAAAAAGCCTTCGTGTGTGGCAGTATATTCGGCAGCCAATACGGCTCCCAATACAAATCCGCCACGGCTCTTGGCATCGTGGGTGATAGAAATGGTGTCTACATCAGACTCATACCGGATGGTATGAAGTCCGAAAACCTCACCCTCACGGATCGAGCTGATAGGAAGTTCGTTAGGGGCACAATCGTTGGTTCCGCTAATGGTTCCGTCCGGTGCAAGGAAAGTCCCTTTCACCCATTTGTCCTTACGGTCTATCTTTTCCAGAATACCTTCCGCCAGTGTAATGGCTGTTCCGCTGGGGGCATCCAGCTTGTGAATATGATGTGTCTCGCTCATGGTGACATCGTATGCGGGGAACTGGTTCATGATTTTAGCCAGATACTTGTTGAGAGCGGAGAAGATGCTGACTCCCAGGCTGAAGTTGGACGACCAAAAGAGTGTTTTTCCCCCTTCCGTGCAGAGCTTCTTGATTTCTTCGCCATGCTCCGCCATCCATCCGGTACTGCCCGATACCAGTTTCACACCGGCTTTGAACGTTTTCATATAATTGCTGTAAGCTACCATCGGATTGGTAAACTCAATGGCCACATCGGCCGATTTGAACGCTTCCGATTCGAAGTCATCCTGATTATTGATATCAATGATGCAGACGATTTCATGTCCGCGACTACGGGCAACCTTTTCTATCTCTTTGCCCATCTTTCCGTAACCGATCAGTGCTATTTTCATTGTTTTTTGACTTATATTCAAAATAATAGTTGCAAAGATAAGATTTTTATTACATTTGCAGCGCACATTAACGTCTTGTTAACATGGAACACCTTCTTCACTACGTGTGGAAACATAAATTATTTCCCCTGAAAGTACTGCAAACCACCAACGGTTTACCGGTAGAAGTGATTGACCCCGGTCTGCAAAACCCCAACGCCGGTCCCGACTTTTTCAACGCGAAACTAAAGATTGATGGCGCCTTGTGGGTGGGAAACATCGAAATACATACACACGCTTCCGACTGGTTCCGCCACGGACATCATTCTGACAAAGCATACGACTCTGTAATTCTTCATGTGGTGAGCGAAGCAGATGCGGAAATAACCCGTTCCAACGGTGAACCGATCCCGCAACTGTTACTGACTTGTCCGGAAAATGTGCGGTTGCATTATCGCGAACTTTGTGTGGCGGACCAATATCCGGCTTGTTATCCCGTCCTTGCCTCTCTTCCCAAACTTACCATTCATTCCTGGCTGACCGCTTTGCAAACGGAACGTTTGGAGCAGAAAGCGCAGTTAATCACACAGCGTCTCGCCCTTTGTAACCGTAATTGGGAAGATGCTTTCTTTATCACCCTTGCCCGTAATTTCGGTTTTGGCTTGAATGGAGATGCTTTTGAAACGTGGGCGGGATTACTGCCGTTTCGTGCGATGGATAAGCACCGGAATGATTTGTTTCAGATAGAGGCTTTTTTCTATGGTTTGGCGGGATTGTTGGAAGAGAAGTTTCTGAAAAGGGAACAGGAAGACGAGTATAGTCTCCGTCTTTGTAAGGAGTTCCGTTATCTGCAGCGGAAGTTTGAAATCGGGCAGGGGATGGACGCTACGTTATGGCGTTTTCTACGGCTTCGTCCGGATAACTTTCCGCATATTCGCCTGGCACAGTTGGCTTATCTCTATCAGAAAGGGGATAAGTTGTTTTCACGTTTGCTGGAAGCGGAAACGCTGGCGGATGTGAGAACTTTGCTGGATACACGTACGTCTTCCTATTGGGAGAATCATTATTTGTTCGGGCGACTTTCTTCGCAAAAGGAGAAAACGCTGGGAGAGCGTTCCAAGGATTTGATTATCATTAATACAGTGGTTCCTTTTCTTTATACATACGGTTTGCATAAGGCAGATGAACGAATGTGTGAACGTGCCGGACGCTTTTTGGAAGAATTGAAGGCGGAGAGCAATCATATTATCCGCTCGTGGAGCGATGCCGGGCTTCCGGTTGTCAGTGCGGCGGATAGTCAGGCATTGATACAGTTGCAAAAAGAGTATTGCGATAAACGGAAATGTTTGTATTGCCGTTTTGGTTATGAGTATTTGAAACATAATTCTTTATAGGGTACATTTTATTAGAATTGTTTGCTTATATAATCCAGTCCGAGGTCTAGTTTCCGACTTCGGACTCAGCAATATCTACGCCTAAGTGCGAATACAGTGTGTAGACGTCTATTTAATGTCAGTTCGATATAATTTAAAACAATGCAAGTTGCCTGTCTTTGATGAATTCAAAACAGTTTCTTTCACTATAACTTTTCTACTTCCTCTTTAGACAATCCGGTAGCTTGTGAAATTATATCGATAGCTACTCCCAATTGTTTCAGATTTCGAGCATTATTCCAATTGGCTTCTCTTGCTCCTTCTTCTCTTCCTTTCTTTTCCGCTGTAGACATAACACTATACCAGTCACGGAAATTTTTCAAACTGTCCCAATACTCGCTCAGTTCAGTCTTGGTGAATTTAGCTATTTCCGCAGTTTCAAAAAGACGGTCAAAAACTCTGTTCTGTAATGCTTTAGGACGTTCAAGCAGAGAAGCAAGATTACGCAAGACAAACAGCCACTTGTCAAACATGTTCTCCAACTCATCCTCATTCTTGTTGAATTTTGGCATTTCAAGGTAAACAAAGGTGAGCTTGTCATAGAATATCTTGTGCGTATAAAGGTCTACAAGCTTCACCTCATGATGGAAATACTTCTCATCCGAATTGTCAAAGGAGAAATTCAGGATACCCACCACATAAACAGCCTTCAACTCATAATCCCATTCCCCCCGTTTGGCCTGCTCACGAATAGGGAAAGTGGAATAAAAGACACTGCGGTCCTTAAAGAACTGCTGCTCGCCACGCTGCATCTCAACCAGGAACTTCTCGCCTTTCTCATTCTCGCAATATACATCAAATACGGCACGACGGTCATATTCCTGCGTGCCAAGATGTTCCGCATTAAGATAAGTGACATCCTTGATAACCTCCTCCTTGAATAAGAGCGCATTCAAAAAGCTGATCAACAATTCCTTATTCATTGCTGTTCCAAAAAGCAACTTGAATCCGAAATCGGTATATGGATTTACATATTTATCCTGTATTCCTTCCGTTCCCATGTCTTTTTCCATTTTTTATAGTTTGAAATTCCAATCCAGCCCCCTTCGTATAACAATAATATGGATTTCCTTTTGAAATGCCTCAATAGCCTTCCGGAGCATTATGTACAAAAGTAGCAATAATCAGATATAATCAAACAGAAAAAGGCTATTTTAACAGAGGGATGAAAATATCCGGGCAAAGATTATCCCTTATTATATAAGCCTCGTTATTTTGTTATTTGTACGGTTGTCTATGGACCGGCTATTTTTTTCAGGCTGTCCAATTATTTTCCTGACTTCGTCAACGCGTACCCCAAAATCAGGGTATGAAAAGTTACAAAACATTATTTATCAAGATATTATAAAATCAATGTTTTTATAGTGACGAAGTCAGGAGCCTAGAAATTCTTTTTCGTATAAATACTTATTGTGTTCTCTTTATATTCTTTTCTTTATGAAGAAACTCTAAAACTTCAGCTTCCATTCGTAAAGCTTTTGTTCCTTTTTTCTTTATCGGTTGTTTTAAAAGGTAATTTCCCATGTTGGTAGCTGCATTTATATTTCCTTCCTCTATATAAAGCTGGAATAATTTGTACGAAGGAGTGATATGATGTGGAATCATGGCAGCAGCCGTTTGATAATATGCTTCAGCCTGGGGAAAATCTTTTTTCTGTTTCCAAAAATCTCCCAGCTTGATATATAGTTCACTATTAGGAGCGATTCGGACAGCTGTTTGCAATATTTGTAGTTTTGTATTTAAAGGATAATCTTCCAAACTACTTTTTGAGTAGATGTACATTAACTGTGAATTATAACGAAATAATGGATATAATTGGGATAGTTGAGAATAGGTGTCCTTGGATATTTTATTTTTATCCACTATCCTGATAATTGTAGTAAAAGTTTTATGATAAATATGATAAGATCCAATTGATATGCATACGATAAAAATGAAGGCTATACTTCTAATGATATATTTTGTAGAATTTGATATTGTAAACGTTTTTATGGTTTTGCTTTTCATCATACCTATTATGCTGATGAATAATATTTCTAGTGGAAAAACCTCGCCAGGATAAGAAAAAAAAGAGAAGACTAAGAAAGTGATTAAGGCGGATTTCAGGCAATGGTCAGTATTATTCTTTTCTTTATAACTAAATAATGCATACAACAACCATGTGACAACAACTAGTCCGACTATTCCCTGTTCTGCTGTTATATGTAAAAACTCGTTGTAGGCATAAAAAATATTGTCAGCTAATAATATGTATGGAGAATTTGGGTTTTGTAGGAAATATTCAGCCTGATAAAGCATATAATTAGCTTGCCATCCTCCGGCTCCAATACCGAATAGAGGATAATCTTTTATCATCGTTATTGTGTTATGCCATATTAGCAATCGGCCATCTGCCGAATCTCTTCTTATAAAGTAGATTGATATGATAAAAACGGTGATGATAAGTAGAAAACTAGATTTCAAAAGAGTTGGTTTGACTTTGATTGTATGTTTTCTTTTTAACCATTGCCATAGGAATATCATGCTTCCTACCAATGCAGCTGTCCATCCGGCGCGTGAACCAGATAATAGTAAACCATATAAAATAAAACAGGCTATCATGCAAAATGATAATGTTAATATACGATGCTTATTTTGTATGTTTTCATAAATGAAAAAAATAGATACTATCCAGCATACTGCTAATAATCCACCTAATGGTCCTGGATTTCCAAACGTTCCTGTGATTCCAAAATCATGATGATTGCTCTCTAAATAATTCGCTTTTTGAAGTATTGAAATGATGACTTCGGTAATTCCCCAAATATAGACCATGTGTAATAGGCAATTGCGATATTGTTTTGATATAATGCGTATGCAAGTATATATAAGGCATAATACAGTTACTCGCCAAATTGATGAGTAGTCAATAGGTACAGCTCTATTTAAGAACAGTAATATGCATATTGATATAAGTAATATATCTTGCATTCTGATAGTTACAATAGAATGGCTTTTCATACTGTTTATAAGGTACATTCAATTTAAGTGGAAATATATTTATACGTGATTTTACTTCCGTATAATTGTGCGTTGGGCTTGTATGTTATTGGGGAATATGTTTATTCAAAGAAGCTGTTCTCTTTGCATTGGGCGATACAAAGAGAACAGAATGTAATTATTTCCATAAAAAGACTTTGGTTATATCTTCTTTATTGACATAATAAATCTTTTCTACTGAATTATAGGCTTCCACATGCAATCTTACTTCTACTGAATAGGCAGAGTCTACCCACCTACTTAAATTCAACGAATAGTCTTGTTTTTGCAAAGCAAATATAATAAAATCTATTCTTCGTGATGAATCCTGCTGAAACACATATTCATTTCTTTTCTTTATAACTACGCCATTGCTATCTTTTAATGTAATAGTGTAATACGTCCCTTTCTTAGGTTCATCATCAGACTTGGGACGTAAAAAGACAGGAGCATTATATTTGTTCTCCAACACAAGCTGAATCTGCTTTGTTTTTTTATCGAATGACAAATCTGCTTCGACTTGGGAAAAAGCCAATAAAGGCAACCCCAAAAATAAAATAACTAATATTGTTCTCATAATATATCATTTTTTTGATTCTATATATTTTAATAATTCTTCATTTCTCCAGATCTGATATTCGATTTCTTTTTGATAATAATCCTCCTTTGCAAATCCATTATTTAATTCTGCTTTATATGTTTCTATTTCATTTTTATACCATTGCGGATTGTCCTTTATCGAATAGACATGTAACTCTTCATTCTTTATTAGATTTATAAGTAATTCATTTGCATATTGTTCACAATACCATTTTAAATAACAATCTAATGCATCAGAAATATCTTTATTTGGCTTTAGAATAAGATCACATGGTGAAGAAGCATTATTAGTATTATTATGCCCGTGTTCACAATGATATATCTCATGCCATAAAATTGATGCTCTTTCTGGTGTTTTATACTTGAAAAAATTGCTACATACTTCAATTGTTCCATCCAGTAAAGTCCGCGCAGTAGTAGTACATATGTCTTTATTTTTCTGAATTTTATATTTAGATAAATCAATTCCTTTAGCTTTCAAAAGAGGAGTTATTTCTTTCAAAGCTGTACTTAGTTGAGGGTCTTCATCTCCTGTGTCAGTTGTCGGTTTTTCTGTCACGGTATCATCCTCCTGACTTGTCGATTCCGGTTCTGTCGGCTCGGGATCTATTGGCGTAGTATCTGGGCTTGAAGAATTTAACCAATCTTCATTATCATTTTCTCCCCATTCACTGTAGTCAGGTTCCGGCTCAATAATAATGTCATCAAACCATCCACCATCATAAGTATAATCATAGTCATCTTCTCCACGAGTCAAAACCATCTTTTTCTTTTGAATATATACAGTAGATGCTAATGCGCGAGCCTGCTCATAC
The Bacteroides caecimuris DNA segment above includes these coding regions:
- a CDS encoding TetR/AcrR family transcriptional regulator, yielding MKITRDDLLIAAFKLFMSVNYEKASFAELGKMLGMSKAGIFKYYKNKQELFIAVVDRFLFGTQNPRNKFTATNGTFAEFIDEYVRGVQRTMDMLSKLLSVNKVVPENFSYHAQYFHFLFQVIQYDPDAKEKLHNLVASDYAYWRAAIQSAVQTGELKKDVDIEEAVIMFRQVYMGLSFEMAFLGGLDTQLLSKHLHAVYSLLKS
- a CDS encoding WbqC family protein yields the protein MKEMNIAYLSSAYLAPVEYYTKLLAYDKVFVEQYDHYIKQTYRNRCTIAGPSGELALSIPTVKPDTLKCPMKDIRISDHGNWRHLHWNAIESAYNNTPFFEYYKDDFRPFYEKKYEFLIDFNEELCRMVCELIDIHPTIERTSEYKMEFARGESDLREVIHPKKDFREVDTEFVPQPYYQVFESKLGFLPNLSIIDLLFNMGPESLLVLDSCLVKSPNRVDH
- the lepB gene encoding signal peptidase I, whose amino-acid sequence is MNIRKFKWILAFAGAVAVVLLLRGFAFTSCLIPSTGMENSIFQGERILVNKWSYGLRIPFMSLFSYHRWCESPVRRQDIVVFNNPAGIRQPVIDRREIYISRCLGVPGDTLLVDSLFSVISPEAQFNPDKKRLYSYPASKENLITSLMHTLSITNDGLMGSNDSTHVRSFSRYEYYLLEQAMNGKESFVQPLSNKEDAEPNPLIVPGKGKFIRVYPWNMTLLRNTLVMHEGKQAEIKNDTLYVDGKPTQHCYFTKDYYWMGSNNTVNFSDSRLFGFVPQDHIIGKASVIWFSKEKETGLFDGYRWKRFFRTVK
- the lepB gene encoding signal peptidase I encodes the protein MRQATRAQWIKCAIVILLYLIFLIWVRSWWGLIVVPFIFDIYITKKIPWSFWKKSKNPAVRSVMSWVDAIVFALVAVYFVNIYIFQNYQIPSSSLEKSLLVGDFLYVSKMSYGPRVPNTPLSMPLAQHTLPVFNTKSYIEWPQWKYKRVPGFGKVKLNDIVVFNFPAGDTVAVNYQQTTDFYTLAYGEGQRIYSKQIEMDSLTRAQQRAIYDLYYAAGRKQIMNNPRIYGEVLWRPVDRRENYVKRCVGLPGDTLQIVGGQVMIDGKAIENPENLQFNYFVQTTGPYIPEDMLRELGISKDDTMLIEDSGWESGLLEMGLDSRNAQGKLNPVYHFPLTKKMYETLLGNKKLISKIVMEPEDYAGQMYPLNLYTQWNRNNYGPIWIPAKGATITLTEDNLPIYERCIVAYEGNKLEVKPDGIYINGEKTNEYTFKMDYYWMMGDNRHNSADSRYWGFVPEDHVVGKPIVVWLSLDKDRGWFDGKIRWNRLFKWVG
- the dapB gene encoding 4-hydroxy-tetrahydrodipicolinate reductase, which translates into the protein MKIALIGYGKMGKEIEKVARSRGHEIVCIIDINNQDDFESEAFKSADVAIEFTNPMVAYSNYMKTFKAGVKLVSGSTGWMAEHGEEIKKLCTEGGKTLFWSSNFSLGVSIFSALNKYLAKIMNQFPAYDVTMSETHHIHKLDAPSGTAITLAEGILEKIDRKDKWVKGTFLAPDGTISGTNDCAPNELPISSIREGEVFGLHTIRYESDVDTISITHDAKSRGGFVLGAVLAAEYTATHEGFLGMSDLFPFLND
- a CDS encoding DUF2851 family protein produces the protein MEHLLHYVWKHKLFPLKVLQTTNGLPVEVIDPGLQNPNAGPDFFNAKLKIDGALWVGNIEIHTHASDWFRHGHHSDKAYDSVILHVVSEADAEITRSNGEPIPQLLLTCPENVRLHYRELCVADQYPACYPVLASLPKLTIHSWLTALQTERLEQKAQLITQRLALCNRNWEDAFFITLARNFGFGLNGDAFETWAGLLPFRAMDKHRNDLFQIEAFFYGLAGLLEEKFLKREQEDEYSLRLCKEFRYLQRKFEIGQGMDATLWRFLRLRPDNFPHIRLAQLAYLYQKGDKLFSRLLEAETLADVRTLLDTRTSSYWENHYLFGRLSSQKEKTLGERSKDLIIINTVVPFLYTYGLHKADERMCERAGRFLEELKAESNHIIRSWSDAGLPVVSAADSQALIQLQKEYCDKRKCLYCRFGYEYLKHNSL